Part of the Vibrio penaeicida genome is shown below.
CTCGTATCGTGTTCACCAAGGTTTCGACCACAAAGGTGTGGCGCTTTCTGCGGGTATTCAGCGCATGGTACGTTCCGACAAAGCGTCATCCGGCGTAATGTTTACCTTGGACACTGAATCGGGTTTCGATCAGGTTGTTTTCATCACCTCATCTTGGGGCTTGGGTGAAATGGTCGTTCAGGGCAGTGTTAACCCAGATGAGTTCTACGTGCACAAGCCAAGTTTGCAGGCGGGTAACCACTCGGTTGTTAGGCGCACACTGGGCTCGAAGTTGATCAAAATGGTCTACGCTGAGGGTTCCGAACTGGGCACTCAGGTCGATATCATGGATACGTCTTCGGAAGAGAGAAGCTCTTTCTCACTCACGGATGATGAAATTCAGGCGTTGGCGCAACAAGCTCTGATCATCGAAAAGCACTACGGTCGTCCGATGGATATCGAGTGGGCGAAAGACGGTGTAACAGGTGAACTCTTGATTGTTCAAGCGCGCCCTGAAACCGTGCGTTCACGTGACGACAAAAACGTCATGGAGCGCTTCCACTTAAACCAACAATCAGACGCGTTGATTGAAGGCCGTGCAATTGGTCAGCGAATTGGTTCTGGTGTGGTGCGTGTGGTGGATTCTCTTGATGAGATGGACCAAGTGCAAACCGGTGATGTACTCGTCGCAGACATGACAGATCCAGATTGGGAACCCGTCATGAAAAAAGCGGCTGCGATTGTCACGAACCGTGGTGGACGCACCTGTCATGCTGCAATCATTGCGCGTGAGCTTGGCATTCCTGCCGTTGTGGGTTGTGGTAACGCAACGGAGCGACTACAGAACGGCACTCAAGTGACCGTATCCTGTGCACAAGGCGAAACGGGCTATGTGTATGAAGGTGAGTTGGATTTCGAAATCCGCCGCTCATCGGTAGACGATTTACCGGAGCTGCCGCTTAAAGTCATGATGAACGTGGGTAACCCAGATCGTGCGTTTGACTTTGCGACTATTCCAAATGAAGGCGTTGGCTTGGCGCGCTTGGAATTCATCATTAACAAGATGATTGGTATTCACCCGAAAGCATTGTTGAACTACGATGATCAGCCGACCGAAGTGAAAGCTGAAATCGACCGACGCATTGCTGGCTACGCTGATCCGGTTGAGTTTTACATTGAAAAGCTCACGGAAGGCATTTCGACACTGGCGGCTGCTTTCTGGCCAAAA
Proteins encoded:
- the ppsA gene encoding phosphoenolpyruvate synthase yields the protein MQQNVVWYDALSMNDVDKVGGKNASLGEMVANLANAGVKVPNGYATTSFAFNQFLESDGLNERIYALLEKLDVDDVQALKSTGETIRNWVLEHPFTPELEADIRQCYAELGEGDDMLSVAVRSSATAEDLPDASFAGQQETFLNVRGIDAVIEATKHVFASLFNDRAISYRVHQGFDHKGVALSAGIQRMVRSDKASSGVMFTLDTESGFDQVVFITSSWGLGEMVVQGSVNPDEFYVHKPSLQAGNHSVVRRTLGSKLIKMVYAEGSELGTQVDIMDTSSEERSSFSLTDDEIQALAQQALIIEKHYGRPMDIEWAKDGVTGELLIVQARPETVRSRDDKNVMERFHLNQQSDALIEGRAIGQRIGSGVVRVVDSLDEMDQVQTGDVLVADMTDPDWEPVMKKAAAIVTNRGGRTCHAAIIARELGIPAVVGCGNATERLQNGTQVTVSCAQGETGYVYEGELDFEIRRSSVDDLPELPLKVMMNVGNPDRAFDFATIPNEGVGLARLEFIINKMIGIHPKALLNYDDQPTEVKAEIDRRIAGYADPVEFYIEKLTEGISTLAAAFWPKRVIVRMSDFKSNEYRNLVGGVRYEPTEENPMLGFRGASRYISEQFEDCFALECEAMKRVRGKMGLKNVEIMIPFVRTVSEAASVIDLLAKHDLRRGDQGLKVIMMCELPSNAVLADSFLKYFDGFSIGSNDMTQLTLGLDRDSGEIAHLFDERNEAVKAMLSMAIQAANKAGKYVGICGQGPSDHDDLAEWLMEQGIDSVSLNPDTVLETWLHLGK